One genomic region from uncultured Subdoligranulum sp. encodes:
- a CDS encoding immunity 53 family protein, with the protein MDLVLWLQEWYHQNCNDQWENFYGIKIETLDNPGWRVCIDLKETKYENLTLKKVEKDRGISDWITYEIVDGVFVGAGDCTKLGELLQAFREQVENTSDSL; encoded by the coding sequence ATGGACCTGGTTTTATGGCTGCAAGAATGGTATCACCAGAACTGTAATGACCAATGGGAAAATTTCTACGGAATAAAAATTGAAACCCTTGACAATCCAGGGTGGCGTGTTTGTATTGACTTGAAGGAAACAAAATATGAAAACCTGACGCTCAAAAAGGTGGAAAAGGACCGGGGAATCTCTGACTGGATAACGTATGAAATTGTTGATGGCGTTTTTGTGGGAGCCGGAGACTGTACAAAACTGGGAGAACTCCTGCAGGCATTCAGAGAACAGGTGGAGAACACCAGCGATTCGCTCTGA